The proteins below are encoded in one region of Campylobacter showae:
- a CDS encoding metallophosphoesterase family protein gives MKILHATDLHYNKSWFKFIKNLESNFDIVCITGDFIDAFDQTGIAPQIAYVSEWLASFNKPVFVCSGNHDVGLAYEQEWLNDIPNIYADNAVKEINGVKFGCAPYLKPDYAKFAQCDVLLSHVPPAYTKASVGYSGDDYGSEKLYNAIGKQVITPKTLLCGHIHNPIKNICRLKHTTIYNPGCDKNLKEPKIRVVEA, from the coding sequence ATGAAAATCCTCCATGCAACAGATTTACATTACAATAAATCGTGGTTCAAATTTATCAAGAATCTTGAATCAAATTTTGACATCGTTTGCATAACAGGAGATTTTATCGACGCCTTTGACCAGACTGGAATAGCTCCTCAGATCGCTTACGTTAGTGAATGGCTTGCAAGTTTTAATAAACCTGTATTTGTTTGTAGCGGCAATCACGACGTAGGGCTGGCCTACGAGCAAGAATGGTTAAACGATATCCCAAATATTTATGCCGATAACGCCGTAAAAGAAATAAACGGAGTAAAATTCGGCTGCGCTCCTTATCTCAAGCCCGATTACGCGAAATTTGCCCAGTGCGACGTTTTACTTTCGCATGTTCCGCCTGCTTACACGAAAGCTTCCGTTGGATACAGCGGCGATGATTACGGTAGCGAAAAGCTTTATAACGCTATCGGCAAACAAGTCATAACTCCAAAAACCCTTCTTTGCGGGCATATTCATAATCCTATAAAAAATATATGTAGGCTAAAGCATACTACGATTTATAATCCTGGTTGTGATAAGAATTTGAAAGAGCCGAAGATTAGAGTCGTGGAGGCGTGA
- a CDS encoding RNA-guided endonuclease InsQ/TnpB family protein — MSANSQIAPSKEDELLTISHKIELIPNNKAITHFKKAFGCSRLAYNWGLAKWQGYYKQGIKKSHLELKKEFNAIKKEQYPFVYEVSKYATQQPFVNLNLAFNKFFKDLKQGKLSYPKFKKKKENFGSYYIGGDQVVIKDNKYLKLPNYGLVKMREAIRFNGKINSVTISCKANKFYASFSLQITKDEYNDTHKINVNCNDDVVGIDLGIKEFISLSNGLQIKAPKPLDKFNRLLVKRSRQLSRKLHAKTKQEALQGIKKSNNYLKASQKLNKLHSKISNIRSDFLHKLSSLIVRNFTYVGLESLNTQGMMRNHKLAKSLADVSFYEFNRQLEYKASYQQGQIYRVGNFYPSSKTCGNCGSIKQDLTLKDRVYKCSNCGNIIDRDINASINLHKFVNKSVGLVQSEFTPMDLTALLDDLAINQIATSKVEVGIQQEFYL, encoded by the coding sequence GCTATTACTCATTTTAAAAAAGCTTTTGGTTGCTCTCGTCTTGCATATAACTGGGGATTAGCTAAATGGCAAGGGTATTATAAACAAGGCATTAAAAAGTCTCACTTAGAACTTAAAAAAGAATTTAATGCCATTAAAAAAGAGCAGTATCCGTTTGTCTATGAAGTGAGTAAATATGCTACCCAGCAACCATTTGTTAATCTAAATTTAGCGTTTAATAAGTTTTTTAAAGATTTAAAACAAGGTAAATTAAGTTACCCAAAATTCAAAAAGAAAAAAGAGAATTTTGGCTCATATTATATCGGCGGTGATCAAGTAGTTATCAAGGATAATAAATATCTTAAATTGCCAAACTATGGGTTAGTAAAAATGAGAGAAGCGATTAGATTTAATGGTAAGATAAACTCTGTAACCATTTCTTGCAAAGCTAATAAATTTTATGCTTCTTTTAGTTTGCAAATAACCAAGGACGAATATAATGATACGCACAAGATAAACGTAAATTGTAATGATGATGTAGTAGGGATTGATTTAGGGATAAAGGAATTTATTAGCTTATCTAATGGCTTACAAATAAAAGCACCTAAGCCATTAGATAAGTTTAATAGGCTTTTAGTTAAACGTTCAAGGCAATTAAGTCGCAAACTTCACGCAAAAACCAAGCAAGAAGCATTACAAGGCATAAAAAAGTCGAATAACTATTTAAAAGCATCGCAAAAACTTAATAAACTACACTCTAAAATTTCAAACATAAGATCTGATTTTTTACACAAATTATCAAGTTTAATAGTAAGAAATTTTACTTACGTAGGACTTGAAAGCTTAAATACGCAAGGTATGATGAGAAACCATAAATTAGCAAAAAGTCTAGCCGACGTTAGTTTTTACGAGTTTAATAGACAACTTGAATATAAGGCAAGTTACCAGCAAGGGCAAATTTATAGAGTGGGTAATTTTTATCCAAGTTCAAAAACTTGTGGCAATTGCGGAAGCATAAAACAAGACTTAACTTTAAAAGATAGAGTGTATAAATGTAGTAATTGCGGAAATATTATAGATAGAGATATTAATGCAAGCATAAATTTACACAAATTCGTAAATAAATCAGTAGGATTAGTTCAGTCCGAATTTACGCCTATGGACTTGACGGCTCTGTTAGATGATTTAGCAATAAATCAAATAGCAACCAGCAAGGTTGAAGTAGGAATACAACAAGAATTCTATTTATAG
- a CDS encoding TonB-dependent receptor codes for MRLSIFASVAILATFAVADTKTDGYSVMLPSVEVEGISEQDNLKGYVAYDSAEVNRNGLSNKQTPQTIETIDIQKNRNYGTNDLSSILEGNAGIDAGYDMRGESIKIRGFSVDGGDIYRDGVRDSGQIRRSTANVERVEILKGPASILYGRSDGGAVVNLVSKKANFTPVYKVSGRYGSWSRWGLGADVNHAVNNQLAVRLTTDGERGKSWREGIKYKNFMISPSVIVTNQGGDVSFEAQYTYDNAWRVPDRTPTKAVYDKLGIDYKKGFSHEGDFVEDRLHFLRTELNAELAKELNLKWVFGYRKASQNFDHFFAGSIVSGNRLRQNYAKQETDNETISNAFTLTKELNFERFKHNIAVGYDNSIETRHPRLWYSRTHTQDIDPYASRGSWASNRNVPFTTDNKHRAINHGVFFEDLISLDDTYRLMLGGRFDFYKFKTRNIRGQTNSYTGDSFSPRIGFLWDFATDHTAYVSYSQSFAPYGGRGNIGISTEDTSKLDLKPQNNVQYEIGLKSTWADNKFSSNIAVFQIEHKNIRYQPDPTNDPYTWAVRGKERSRGIELNVLGQIYENLYLRSSLGYTNAKVTKDNSNPLNEGLNLNETTRWQGNVFLRYVNADKWYAESGVTGYSKRYSYSTSGGRIQEQHLPGFARVDVSAGYSFTEHAQMTLAINNLFDKKYWRSSSRLGDERSFMVNFHYNF; via the coding sequence ATGAGACTTAGTATTTTTGCTTCAGTCGCTATTTTAGCTACTTTTGCCGTCGCAGACACAAAGACGGATGGCTACTCGGTGATGCTTCCAAGCGTCGAAGTCGAAGGCATTTCCGAGCAAGATAATCTAAAAGGCTACGTCGCATACGATAGCGCGGAAGTAAACAGAAACGGACTTAGCAACAAGCAAACGCCTCAAACCATCGAAACCATCGATATCCAAAAAAATCGCAACTACGGCACGAACGATCTTTCAAGCATCCTAGAAGGAAACGCGGGCATAGACGCAGGCTACGATATGCGCGGCGAGAGTATAAAAATAAGAGGCTTTAGCGTAGACGGCGGGGATATATATAGAGACGGCGTGAGAGACTCGGGCCAGATCAGGCGTAGCACCGCAAACGTCGAGCGAGTCGAGATTTTAAAAGGACCAGCTTCTATCCTATACGGCAGGAGCGACGGCGGCGCGGTCGTAAATTTAGTAAGCAAAAAGGCAAATTTTACCCCTGTTTATAAGGTCTCGGGTAGATACGGCAGCTGGAGTAGATGGGGGCTTGGCGCAGACGTAAACCACGCAGTAAATAATCAACTAGCCGTACGCCTAACTACCGACGGCGAGCGCGGTAAATCGTGGCGAGAAGGCATAAAATATAAAAATTTTATGATAAGCCCTAGCGTCATCGTAACAAACCAAGGCGGCGACGTAAGCTTTGAGGCGCAGTATACGTACGACAACGCCTGGCGAGTACCCGATAGAACTCCGACCAAGGCCGTCTACGATAAACTAGGTATCGACTACAAAAAGGGTTTTTCTCACGAGGGCGACTTCGTGGAGGATAGACTGCACTTTTTGCGCACGGAGTTAAATGCCGAGCTAGCTAAAGAGCTAAATTTAAAATGGGTTTTCGGATACAGAAAGGCTAGCCAAAATTTCGATCACTTTTTTGCGGGCAGTATCGTTAGCGGCAACAGACTAAGGCAAAACTACGCAAAGCAAGAGACGGATAACGAAACTATCTCAAACGCCTTTACGCTCACCAAGGAGCTAAATTTCGAGAGATTTAAGCACAATATCGCAGTCGGCTACGATAACAGCATCGAAACTCGCCATCCAAGGCTCTGGTATAGCAGAACTCATACGCAAGATATCGACCCGTACGCATCTAGGGGCAGTTGGGCGTCAAATAGAAACGTCCCGTTTACGACCGATAACAAACACCGCGCGATCAATCACGGCGTGTTTTTCGAGGATCTAATCAGCCTTGACGACACGTATAGATTAATGCTCGGCGGTAGGTTTGATTTTTACAAATTTAAAACCAGAAACATAAGAGGCCAAACAAACAGCTACACGGGCGACTCGTTTAGCCCTAGAATCGGCTTTTTATGGGACTTTGCGACCGATCACACCGCTTACGTCTCGTATTCGCAGAGCTTTGCGCCCTACGGCGGTAGAGGCAACATCGGCATCAGCACCGAAGATACGTCAAAGCTTGATCTAAAACCGCAAAACAACGTCCAATACGAAATCGGACTAAAAAGCACTTGGGCGGATAATAAATTTAGCTCAAACATCGCCGTGTTTCAGATCGAACATAAAAATATCCGCTATCAACCGGACCCTACAAACGATCCATATACTTGGGCAGTTCGCGGTAAGGAGCGTAGCCGCGGTATCGAGCTAAACGTGCTAGGGCAAATTTACGAGAATTTATACCTGCGCAGCTCGCTTGGCTACACGAACGCTAAGGTTACTAAAGACAACTCAAACCCGCTAAACGAAGGGCTTAACCTAAATGAAACCACGCGCTGGCAGGGCAATGTCTTTTTACGCTACGTAAACGCCGACAAATGGTACGCAGAAAGCGGCGTTACCGGCTACTCCAAGCGCTACTCCTACTCTACTAGCGGCGGTAGAATACAAGAACAACACTTGCCGGGTTTTGCCAGAGTGGACGTGAGTGCGGGATATAGCTTCACCGAGCATGCGCAAATGACGCTAGCAATAAACAATCTCTTTGATAAAAAGTACTGGCGCTCAAGCTCGAGGCTAGGCGACGAGAGGTCGTTTATGGTGAATTTCCACTACAATTTTTAA
- a CDS encoding type II toxin-antitoxin system HipA family toxin gives MNNILKIYNNDDFVGFLEVYAVGRNEMYYFEYNGEWLKNGFEIDPNLPLQSTRFVSKNLWGAFCDISPDRWGRLIQKRKANSELTKSEYMLGVSDYFRIGSLRIEKENEFVSDINDIPKLTHTSELCISSQRIERGESLESDIKNLLAPSGSLGGARPKASVLKDNELYIVKFPSIKDEYRQISRSEKTMLDVASVAKINVCQSELFETAKGTALLVKRFDRNAGKRIPYKSAMTLLGVRDGDESNDKSYCDLASVLDSKNKKELFRRMVFNGLFGNTDDHLRNHGVLYDEKTKSWNLSPAFDITPTPIIYSKQNHALNFVDFQSLPSVKLFYEIKSKFDINDGEFKEIIADMLMARGKFEEIAKRNKINNDNLKMLRNNYDHEDFTKAKEFLV, from the coding sequence ATGAATAATATTTTAAAAATTTATAACAACGACGATTTTGTCGGATTTTTAGAAGTATATGCCGTGGGTAGAAACGAAATGTACTATTTTGAATATAATGGGGAGTGGCTAAAAAACGGCTTTGAAATAGATCCAAATTTGCCATTACAAAGCACCAGGTTTGTATCTAAAAATCTATGGGGCGCATTTTGCGATATAAGCCCAGATAGATGGGGACGATTAATACAAAAAAGAAAAGCAAATAGTGAACTAACAAAAAGCGAGTATATGCTGGGGGTAAGCGATTATTTTCGTATAGGCTCACTTAGAATAGAAAAAGAGAACGAATTTGTATCTGATATAAATGATATACCAAAGCTAACTCACACTAGCGAGCTTTGCATATCATCACAAAGAATTGAACGTGGTGAAAGCCTTGAGAGTGATATTAAAAATCTGCTCGCACCTAGCGGAAGCTTGGGTGGGGCTAGACCAAAGGCAAGCGTATTAAAAGACAATGAGCTTTACATAGTCAAATTTCCGTCCATAAAGGATGAATATAGGCAAATTTCTCGTAGTGAAAAGACTATGTTAGATGTTGCCAGTGTCGCAAAAATAAACGTATGTCAAAGCGAGCTTTTTGAAACAGCAAAAGGCACAGCCTTACTTGTAAAGAGGTTTGATAGAAACGCAGGTAAAAGAATACCCTATAAGTCGGCTATGACCTTGCTTGGGGTTAGAGATGGCGATGAAAGCAACGATAAGAGTTACTGCGATCTAGCTAGCGTGCTTGATAGTAAAAACAAAAAAGAACTTTTTCGACGTATGGTTTTTAACGGCTTATTTGGCAACACGGACGATCACCTAAGAAATCACGGCGTGCTATATGATGAAAAAACAAAAAGTTGGAATTTATCCCCTGCATTTGATATAACGCCAACGCCTATAATTTACTCAAAACAAAACCATGCTTTAAATTTTGTGGATTTTCAAAGCCTGCCCTCAGTCAAGCTTTTTTACGAGATAAAATCAAAATTTGATATAAATGACGGCGAGTTTAAAGAGATTATCGCAGATATGCTAATGGCAAGAGGTAAATTTGAAGAGATAGCAAAACGAAATAAAATAAATAACGATAACTTAAAAATGCTAAGAAATAACTACGATCACGAAGATTTTACAAAAGCTAAAGAATTTCTAGTATAG
- a CDS encoding lantibiotic ABC transporter, protein MHFDQNLFGKPSGEKLCCFKNELIGVNYLSTEELFGGYDTIKAITFSYELKFIDKLLENFANAKVIIGGNFLTLKDINMQKLLVAALADVEIAAKEVGKFEKLLEMMREQRLEFRVPLACIDHRKIYILSNSKNGATRVISSSANMSTRAWDGNQMENYSYDDTPFCFDEYSKRFDTFYSCCKSLPLDVIATKHTDNPFESNAIIKEIKEKNEVIVLEHMREDIEPDSIRYAIDYEKIKGKYDVLVGDVNLKSKHGLFEISPKTLKKFELNLNKESLKAKNLNPQADYPRLKFDYDNLRAFIDGEELNLEPSLGEVRRDIYELLALLENFNDFVGDQEKIKHTHFKLLNALFASPFHAKIRCTAHLKNISTTSLPMFLLAVSSTANCGKTFVITAILKMMSGKRLVNLNTKSCKSTFIKDIQAGYSSLPVFIDEIDNAYIGFSKGTIKNSEECETNQLQDQPMILFASNDALEPDETLRKRMIFLRFEGALPSDIDQNAYKGRGNAIISRLNNALYREYLRRILPKISELLDTMIQGGLEDTWYPDVMLISSKVLLEILDDFGYAIPSYMRPLSFNADYSVNAGFIAQDSLNEIAEFYKHNKSAFKIDKKQVTIELGTDSDSKNKCKNWANTLPAEMKAKILSTKDKNQLILDRAELEKRLGIKFGGFGFFTWS, encoded by the coding sequence ATGCATTTTGATCAAAATTTGTTTGGAAAGCCTAGCGGCGAAAAACTATGTTGTTTCAAAAACGAGCTGATAGGCGTTAATTACTTGTCCACCGAAGAGCTTTTTGGCGGTTATGATACGATAAAGGCGATAACTTTTTCATATGAATTAAAATTTATCGACAAGCTACTTGAAAATTTCGCAAATGCAAAGGTGATAATTGGTGGAAATTTCTTAACGCTAAAAGATATAAATATGCAAAAGCTTCTTGTCGCAGCGCTTGCGGATGTAGAGATTGCAGCTAAAGAGGTTGGTAAATTTGAAAAATTATTAGAGATGATGAGGGAGCAAAGACTTGAATTTCGCGTGCCGCTTGCATGTATCGATCACCGCAAAATTTATATACTAAGCAACTCCAAAAATGGCGCTACGCGCGTAATAAGCTCATCTGCAAACATGAGTACAAGAGCTTGGGACGGCAATCAAATGGAGAATTACTCGTATGACGATACGCCGTTTTGCTTTGATGAGTATAGTAAAAGATTTGACACGTTTTATTCATGTTGCAAATCACTTCCGCTTGACGTGATTGCTACAAAGCATACCGATAATCCATTTGAATCAAACGCAATCATAAAAGAGATCAAAGAGAAGAACGAAGTCATAGTTTTAGAACATATGCGTGAGGATATAGAGCCCGATAGCATTAGATACGCGATAGATTATGAAAAAATAAAAGGCAAATATGATGTCTTGGTGGGTGATGTAAATTTAAAAAGTAAGCACGGGCTTTTTGAAATTTCGCCTAAAACTCTTAAAAAATTTGAACTAAATTTAAATAAAGAGAGCTTAAAGGCTAAAAATCTAAATCCGCAGGCAGACTACCCACGTTTGAAATTTGATTACGATAATTTGCGAGCATTTATAGATGGCGAAGAGTTAAATTTAGAGCCGAGCTTGGGTGAAGTTAGGCGAGATATATATGAGCTTTTAGCGCTTCTTGAAAATTTTAATGATTTTGTTGGGGATCAAGAAAAGATAAAACATACGCATTTTAAGCTTTTAAATGCGTTGTTTGCATCGCCTTTTCACGCTAAAATCCGTTGTACTGCCCATCTTAAAAACATAAGTACAACGAGCCTACCGATGTTTTTACTAGCTGTTTCAAGCACTGCAAATTGCGGGAAGACCTTTGTTATCACAGCTATTTTAAAGATGATGAGCGGGAAAAGGCTTGTAAATTTAAACACTAAAAGCTGCAAAAGTACGTTTATAAAAGACATACAAGCAGGATATAGTTCCTTGCCTGTGTTTATAGACGAAATTGACAACGCCTATATTGGGTTTTCAAAAGGCACTATTAAAAACTCGGAAGAATGTGAGACAAATCAATTACAAGATCAACCGATGATACTTTTTGCTTCGAATGATGCACTTGAGCCCGATGAGACGCTTAGAAAGCGTATGATATTTTTAAGATTTGAAGGGGCGTTGCCAAGCGATATCGATCAAAATGCATATAAGGGCAGGGGCAACGCAATCATTAGTCGTCTAAATAACGCACTTTATAGGGAGTATTTGCGCAGAATATTACCTAAAATTTCAGAACTACTAGACACGATGATACAAGGTGGTTTAGAAGATACCTGGTACCCTGATGTGATGTTGATTTCGTCAAAAGTATTGCTTGAAATTTTAGATGACTTTGGATATGCTATACCTAGCTATATGAGGCCGCTTAGTTTTAATGCTGATTATTCGGTTAATGCTGGTTTTATAGCACAAGATTCGCTTAATGAGATCGCCGAATTTTACAAACATAATAAAAGTGCGTTTAAGATAGATAAAAAACAGGTAACGATAGAGTTAGGTACGGATAGCGACAGTAAAAATAAGTGTAAAAATTGGGCAAATACTCTGCCTGCTGAGATGAAAGCTAAAATTCTAAGCACAAAAGATAAAAATCAACTCATCCTAGATAGGGCAGAGCTAGAAAAGCGGCTGGGCATAAAATTTGGAGGCTTTGGCTTTTTTACTTGGAGTTAG
- a CDS encoding Fic family protein, with amino-acid sequence MTQKREFIPQELPLNFKPTEQIYKALNRASRKLGELNGFIKTIPNHDILINSLVLQEAKDSSAIENIITTHDELFLAQIDETKIAQSVKEVMNYEIALKKGYLLIKKDNLFLTRHILEIQKRLQRNNAGFRTQSGTMLKNPATGEIKHIPPQHIDDINRLMTNLEKYMNDDLDELDPLIRLAVIHYQFETIHPFYDGNGRTGRIINVLYLTHKKLLDLPILYLSAYIIKNKSRYYELLENVSKNGEWSAWIEYMLNGIEHTAEASVTLIKEIDDAIREFSELLQEKERGVYSKDFVELLFSYPYTKIESVEKKLNISRQTASKYLKICEKLGAFKCVKLGRINYFVNLKLFEILQRGLVL; translated from the coding sequence ATGACCCAAAAAAGAGAATTTATACCCCAAGAGCTTCCGCTGAATTTTAAGCCTACCGAGCAAATTTATAAAGCACTAAATAGAGCCTCAAGAAAACTAGGCGAACTAAACGGCTTTATAAAAACCATACCAAACCATGATATTTTGATAAATTCTCTAGTACTCCAAGAGGCAAAAGATTCAAGCGCGATCGAAAACATTATCACTACGCACGATGAGCTATTTTTAGCGCAAATAGACGAAACCAAAATCGCACAAAGCGTAAAAGAGGTTATGAACTACGAAATCGCCTTAAAAAAAGGCTACTTGCTTATAAAAAAAGATAATCTATTCTTAACTCGTCATATACTAGAGATTCAAAAACGATTGCAGCGCAATAATGCAGGCTTTCGCACCCAAAGCGGAACTATGCTTAAAAATCCCGCCACAGGCGAGATAAAGCATATACCGCCGCAACACATAGATGACATAAATAGATTGATGACAAATTTAGAAAAGTACATGAACGATGACTTGGACGAACTTGATCCACTAATTAGACTAGCCGTTATCCACTATCAGTTTGAAACCATACATCCGTTTTATGACGGAAACGGTAGAACTGGGCGCATCATAAACGTCTTATATCTAACGCACAAAAAGCTGCTTGATTTGCCGATTTTATATCTGAGTGCCTATATCATAAAAAACAAATCCAGATACTACGAGCTTTTGGAAAATGTAAGCAAAAACGGCGAGTGGAGTGCTTGGATAGAGTATATGCTAAACGGCATAGAGCACACCGCAGAGGCATCCGTCACGCTCATAAAAGAGATAGACGATGCCATAAGAGAATTTAGCGAGCTCTTGCAGGAAAAAGAGCGAGGTGTATATAGTAAAGACTTTGTGGAGTTACTTTTTTCATACCCGTATACAAAAATAGAATCGGTGGAGAAAAAACTAAATATCTCTAGACAAACAGCTTCTAAATATCTTAAAATTTGCGAAAAACTAGGAGCATTTAAATGCGTAAAGCTCGGTCGTATAAATTACTTTGTAAATTTAAAGTTGTTTGAAATATTACAACGCGGACTAGTACTATAG
- a CDS encoding plasmid mobilization protein: MKKEGKTITKILRMTPGEHDKILAKISELGGITFTKYAMSSMLSRPLTKTPITRELVLELSRQGNNLNQISRNLNQGKPLDRIALAIINESLERLNAIFDLLSKQDKEQR, from the coding sequence ATGAAAAAAGAGGGAAAAACGATTACAAAGATTCTCAGGATGACGCCTGGCGAGCATGATAAAATTTTAGCTAAAATTAGCGAATTAGGCGGTATTACCTTTACAAAATATGCAATGAGCTCTATGCTTTCCCGCCCTCTTACAAAGACTCCGATCACAAGAGAATTGGTTCTAGAGCTTTCAAGGCAGGGCAATAATCTAAACCAGATATCTCGCAACTTAAACCAAGGAAAGCCCCTAGATAGAATAGCGCTTGCTATAATCAACGAGTCGCTGGAGCGTTTAAACGCTATTTTTGATCTCTTAAGCAAACAAGACAAAGAGCAGCGATGA
- a CDS encoding relaxase/mobilization nuclease domain-containing protein, giving the protein MPYKQKTCFGVLSFSEQANSISDEIKQDIIKDLERALLGDYMKDRVAVLWVEHSDKHGRLELNFLIPKIDLITGKSFNPYFAKRDQFNIDLWKRTINDEYGFTSPNDPTKQQNIRIDKKDLAHYDTIAQLDKTLKELVAQGAIKSRAHMIELLEASGYKVTRQNQSGISIVLPNQKRPNRMRGGIYDGRFTDIDKLSELGESESKRIRKYIDRDTQEECRYNRERISENIRRRDQRNKKRYKEATLGDRL; this is encoded by the coding sequence ATGCCCTATAAGCAAAAAACTTGCTTTGGAGTCTTGTCGTTTAGCGAGCAAGCAAATTCTATCAGCGATGAAATAAAGCAAGATATTATAAAAGACCTAGAAAGAGCTTTGCTTGGAGATTATATGAAAGACCGTGTCGCCGTGCTGTGGGTAGAACATAGCGATAAGCACGGACGACTCGAACTTAACTTCTTAATCCCCAAGATCGATTTAATAACCGGCAAGAGCTTTAACCCATACTTTGCCAAGCGCGATCAATTTAATATCGATCTTTGGAAACGAACCATAAACGACGAATACGGCTTTACCAGTCCGAACGACCCGACAAAGCAGCAAAACATCCGTATCGATAAAAAAGACTTAGCTCACTACGACACGATCGCACAGCTAGATAAAACTCTAAAAGAGCTAGTGGCGCAAGGAGCCATCAAAAGTCGTGCCCATATGATAGAACTTTTAGAGGCTAGCGGCTACAAGGTCACTAGGCAAAACCAAAGCGGAATAAGCATAGTATTACCCAATCAAAAAAGACCCAATAGAATGAGAGGAGGAATTTATGACGGACGGTTCACAGACATTGATAAACTTAGCGAACTCGGCGAAAGCGAGTCAAAAAGAATTAGAAAATACATTGATCGAGATACACAAGAAGAGTGTCGATACAATAGAGAGCGAATTAGCGAAAATATACGAAGAAGAGATCAGCGAAATAAAAAACGATACAAAGAAGCAACTCTTGGAGATCGTCTCTGA
- a CDS encoding type II toxin-antitoxin system RelE/ParE family toxin: MKIKYAPKFSKDVDNIINFIALDSVERALGFYNDLMAEIQKVGYMPYSFRKNLILHDESVRDLIFKGYVIPFRIDEKNQTIKILSIFKRNMPNF; this comes from the coding sequence ATGAAAATCAAATACGCGCCTAAATTTAGTAAAGATGTCGATAACATCATTAATTTTATAGCTCTTGATAGCGTAGAGAGGGCTTTAGGATTTTATAACGACCTGATGGCGGAAATACAAAAGGTTGGCTATATGCCGTACAGTTTTCGCAAGAATTTAATACTACACGACGAGAGCGTCCGAGATTTAATCTTTAAAGGCTACGTAATACCGTTTAGAATCGACGAGAAAAATCAAACTATAAAAATTCTATCTATATTTAAAAGAAATATGCCGAATTTTTAG